CCCAGGAAATTGAATTTCGTCATTAGTAAGTAATATTTTGTCACATACATTCAGATAGTCATTGTTTTCTCAGCAAACAGCTTGACTTTGATGACAAAGAACATTGGCTCAGATGATGACAGACTTGACTTGACTGTTCAGTGATGTATGTTCAAAGTAAACGCACTGATGGGCCTCCACACGATAACCAGAGTTCCTGTGTTGTATTGAATAAACGTCACACTGACTCACATGACCGTGTTTCCCACCTGCAGCAGCATGAAGGTCGTCCCCGTGGGAATGAGCCGGGGAGTCAAGAAGCTGATGCAGGAGAGGTTCCCAAACATGAGCAAGTTTGAGGACATCAGTGAGCTGATGATAAAGTAAGGGTCTCACAACGGTGCAACAGTTTTAGTCCTGAGGTCAAAGGGCGCTTAGTTTGATGataatctgcaactatttttctctctccttcgtCTCTCAGGGGGGCGAACCTCTCAGAAAGTGAAGCGGAGCAAGACGGGGAGCACAACATCACCGAGCTGCCGCAGGTCTACTCCGGCCGAGGCAACATGGCGTCCCAGCAGAGCGCCGTCCGTTTGACCGAGGTGAGAACGCTGCAGCAGTGAAGctgttaaaaacaatatttggaTGCTTGGATGGCGCCTGAGCTGTTGCTCTGTTTTGTCCTCAGATCGGTCCTCGCATGACTCTGCAGCTTTTGAAGATACAGGATGGCATGGGAGAGGGGAACGTCCTTTATCACACCATGAGTGAGTTCACtcctgtcctttttcttttatcttcctGCTGTTCTGATGTACATGATGAAAGAAATCACTATGAATACCATGAATTTTCTCTAAAAGTAAACGCTTACTGATGCATCAAAAGACGCCAGAGTTTAACGTAGACCTGGTACGAATTGTCTTCTAATAAGAAGTTGTTGTGCACTTTGTTCAAGTCTCCAAGACGGAGGAGGAAATCAAGGAGATCCTGTTGAGGAAGGAGTCCCAGCTTAAAGAGAAGGCGGGTCGCCGGAAGAAGCAGGAGCAGAACGTcgcagagaagaaagagaaacgAGACGAGAACAAGTAATACGGCCTTGTAGATAAATGGACCTTTCTGTAGAtccattttgtttcagtttaaactTATTGTTCTCTTCGTTACAGGAAAAGGAGTCTGGAAGGCATCAAGAGGAAACAAGCTGAGGCTGAGGAGGACAGTGAGGTGGAGGATCCCGGCCTGCAGGACGATCAGTTTGCTCCTGTTGAGTCTGATGATGAGGTGGAGTACTACAGACAGGCTGTAGGACAGGAGCCAGATGAAGGTGAATGTAACATTATGCTATAAATCATTAGctctttggtttggttttgaaCGTATTTATTGACCAAGactctgtttttctgttcagACATGTTCCCCGCTACCAAGAGGAGGCCAAGCTCAGAGAGGACTCATGGACCGgccaagaggaggaagatgtcACCGGGTAAACCATtcagaaaagacagagacactAAATCACCCCAGAGAAACGGTCCCggaggacacagagacaaaacgGGGAAGGGATGGAAGAAATCCGGGGACGGGGAGAAAACATTTGGACGGAAAATGAAGCCTGGAGGGAAGTCGTTCGGATCAAAGAAACCTGGCGAACGGGAGAAGAAATTTGGCGGGGAGAAGAAATTTGGCGGGAAGAAGAACTTTGAGGGGAACAAAACATTCggtggaaataaaaataaggacAAATCCTTCAAATCTAAAGGTTCCAAAGGCAAGCCGGCCTTCAAGAAGAAAGGAGTAAAGCACGGCTCTAAACAGAGGAAGGGGAAAGgctgatcctcctcctctttctctctctggactTTGAATGTGTTCTTATGCTCGACCTCTAGGTGGCAGCAAACATCCAGTTGCTATTAAAGAAGCGAGTCACGTTTGTTTGTGAGACTGTTTATTGCTGAAAATCAGCAGAGGAACAAAAGTGCTTTATTTTCCCACTGTATGATGACTTGTACTTGTTCAATAAATTGTTAAACAATGATCCTGCCAACTTAGTGGATGAACGTTTGTGTGGTCAGTTACTTGGACTCATGATTAATATCAGTGTATATATTTTATCCTCCTTTCTGTCAGAAGTCTATTTCTAATTTAACCACAAGGGACACAAATGAGTGTTTTTCTAAGTCAGCTTGACCACTCAGGACTAAATTGTAGACACAGAGACTTCTTGGAATTTAAGGAATGTTCCAGGCAGGTTTCTACATCATCTTACCTTTTACCTCCGGGTCAATCGTTTAAGTTGAGACCAAACAGACTGCACCCTACTGCTGCACCAAGGATCGATTTGTAAGTAAATATAAGACTGATCTCAGATAAGTGATTCAtgttacattattaaataatatacaaacaCAGCGGGTAAAACCCTCTGCTaaattgcatatatatatatatgatatgactAATATAGTGATGCAATATTTGCTATTGATCCTAAAAATGACCGAAATCtcaaatcaaacttttttttaatcatgtttatCGCAACTGCGCTGCAGTTTATTTAACAGGTGTTTTCTGTATAAACATGTCTGGTATTAACGGGTTTgtaactatttttttaatttattcttaaTCATACTTATGTCTTCCGATGCTTCAGGATCATGTTTGGCAGAGACAAACATCTGGAGGAAATAAGTTGAGATGGTGATAGCCACAAACCCGGAAACTCAAAGGATGCGGTTTTGAGAAAAAGATAATCTGACTGCGATAAAGTTTATCTGTTTGTCTGCCATTCAGATACATCAAGAGCAAAAGTTCCATTGCTTAAACAAGAAGAGAAGTATCTGTCTAACATGCAGAACGTTACCACAAAGTGAATGCAGCTTTTGTATTTAGATGACCATGTgtggtgaaagaagtactcaggtattttactttagtaaaagtagagATAAGTAAGTTTCttaagtaaaaaagtacaaagGTATTTGCATTGAAACATACTTAAAGCAATAGTACTCATTAAGCAGTAGGGCATGTTTCAgaatgatttatttacatttatattattggattatatttaataatgcattaatgtgtacaatacttcactgtttttctacaagcatttattttcttccagtTAGCTTATACATTTCACAGAGGGATAAATAAAGTCTCTCTTTATCCAAAATAATTCATCATAATGTATGTGTTGGTTATATTTTGTATGATCTGCAAAGTAACAGGTAACTAATgcaagtggagtaaaaagtacaatatttttcttctgaaatgtagagtagaagtagaagtatgACATATGAGTAAATGTATtgagttactttccaccaccaCATAGAGGTCGTACGTTTGACTTCCTTGTGTCAATACAAAGcgtttttttctgacagtttttttctgaaatgaagAAGCTCACTGGTGCTCGGAAGTGTCCGATAAGCTTCAGTAGGAAGTCCTTATATGAACTATAAAATACGACCTGGCTTGATGAAGAAGCTCATAATCAGTTCTGTGGGTAACACTGGAGGTTATTTATCACACTTGGTCCTGTGCTTGAGTACCATCCTGGTTTTACTTCTTTGAGTTGCGTAAATGCACAGAGGGTAAGAGGAAGTGactttcttaatttaaaaaaagccctCCACACTTCACTCACACTTCTCAGCTTGGTTGAGGAGCTTTTCGTGCTCTCTTTACAGTTATCACACAGGAAATTAACTATCGGGTTATCGGTCTCAGCACGTTTCTCTGAAAGCTGCCTGACGGTAAGtagatttaacatttacattcatgATTTTCAAAGGGTTAAACTGAGGCTCtgtataaaaatgtttacacttTCTAACATTTAGAAAGACATATTACAAGATACATATCGTATAAGCCTACTATTACttcaaaaaaatggaaaatttgCATTTTGAAGATTTCCTTACTTCATGGATGGATAACTGAACGGTCCTACTGTACATGGGGCATCTGACTGAAGTTgtgaaacaaccacaaagaggaagaaaacaactacaaaacTACCCTGGTTTCTggaaaccagaaaaaaacaaaagatatttcAACCACAAGTAGAAcatctacaaagagacacaaatcgACCATAAAGACAtgtaaaataaccaaaaatagACAGAatatgaccacaaagagacagaatacatctacaaagagacacaaattaaaa
This genomic window from Anoplopoma fimbria isolate UVic2021 breed Golden Eagle Sablefish chromosome 11, Afim_UVic_2022, whole genome shotgun sequence contains:
- the ppan gene encoding suppressor of SWI4 1 homolog, whose translation is MGKSKTKNQKKSRATANHVAEETYAAVPHSFVFHRGQIGKNVAQLIVDVRRVMEPFTAESLKVRKKNVLKDFVAVAGPLGVTHFMMFSKTPSCINMRLCRLPKGPTLHFRVLKYALVKDVVSSLKKHRMHEQQFTHHPLLILNNFGSDGMHVKLMATMFQNMFPSINVHKVSLNNIKRCVLLNYNPETQEIEFRHYSMKVVPVGMSRGVKKLMQERFPNMSKFEDISELMIKGANLSESEAEQDGEHNITELPQVYSGRGNMASQQSAVRLTEIGPRMTLQLLKIQDGMGEGNVLYHTMISKTEEEIKEILLRKESQLKEKAGRRKKQEQNVAEKKEKRDENKKRSLEGIKRKQAEAEEDSEVEDPGLQDDQFAPVESDDEVEYYRQAVGQEPDEDMFPATKRRPSSERTHGPAKRRKMSPGKPFRKDRDTKSPQRNGPGGHRDKTGKGWKKSGDGEKTFGRKMKPGGKSFGSKKPGEREKKFGGEKKFGGKKNFEGNKTFGGNKNKDKSFKSKGSKGKPAFKKKGVKHGSKQRKGKG